The following is a genomic window from Adhaeribacter radiodurans.
TCAAAAGCCAGTAATCTAAGCCTCCCTGACTATCTCTGGTCTTATCAAATCCGGCCGGAGAATCACTTTGCCCAGCCAGAAAGTAGGTACTTCCGGCTTTTCCTACTGAATAAGCTTCATCCTGCCCTGTACCGCCGTAGGTCTTATCCCAGAGCTGCTTGCCCTCTTTATCTACTTGTACTAACCAGAAATCACTCTTGCCGAGACTGGCTTCCGTCTTATTGCCGTTTTTACCCGACCAAGAACTACCGCCTAGTAAGAATTCACCATCCGCTGTTTGAACAATTCCGCCTAAAACTTCGTCTAAACTGCCGCCATACCGCTGATCCCAGAGTTTCTTTCCGCTGCTGCTGGTCTTGACTAACCAATAATCATTACCTCCCTGACTGTCCTGCGTTTTATCTCCACTTACGGGTGAGTTGCTGTATCCAGCTAAAATGTATTCGCCCGTAGAGAGTTGTAATACTTTCTTTAGCTCATCATAGCCACTACCCCCATAGCTCTTGTCCCACTGCTTCGTACCAGCCTTATCTACTTTTATGATCCAGTAATCCCTATCTCCTCGACTGACTTCGCTCTTATCGCCGCTCTTACCCGACAAAGAACTACCCGCCAGTAAATAACCCCCATCTTTCGTCGGAATAATCCGGTTAAGGTAATCATCACCACTTCCACCATAGCGTTTGTCCCACAGCTTTTTCCCATTCTGATCACTTTTCACCAGCCAGTAATCGTTCTTGCCCTGGCTAGACTGTGTTTTATCGCCACTTACTCTTGAAGCTGAGTAACCTCCGCTGAGATAACCACCATCACTGGTCTTGATAATCGTAGTAAAGCCTTCGTTCCCCGAACCACCATACCGTAGGTTCCATTGTGCGGTAAGGGGCAGGTCTTCTTTTACCTTGACTACCCAGTAGTCGCGTTTTCTAGAATCATACAGGAAAGTAGTATCTAGGGAAGTCTCGGTTTTATCACCTCCAATACTACCCATCGAAGAACCCGCTAGCACATAACCTCCATCCTGAGTAGGTACTGCCCCAACCAGAAAATCTGATTCCCGGCTACCAATGGTTCTATCCCAAAGCTTCGTGCCTTCTCCGTCTATCTTCACCAGCCAGTAATCTTCTGGTAAGAAAATTTCCTGATACCCTCCCCCTTCTGCTGGATACAGGATATCTTGTCCCCTAGTATTTTCGCTCTTTTCGCCCCCTTTATAAGAATCAGAAGTACCCGCTAAGAGATAATTTCCCTCCGGAGTAGAGATAATGGATTTCAGCTTGGAATTACCCGTAAACCCAGAAAAAAAGCCTCCTGCTAAAATACCGCCGTAAATTTTATCCCATACTTTCGTGCCTTTACCGTCTATCTTTATTACCCAATAGTCGTTTAATCCAGAATTAAGTCCGTAATTCAGATTACTATCGGTCTTTTCGGCTCCTTTCTCGGCACTCGAATAGCCCCCAAGTAGGTAGCCGCCATCTGGGGTGACCAGCAGAGAGGTAAGCACGGAACTACCCGCCTGGAAATGGCAATCATCCGGATCTTCAAAAGCACCACAATCTTCGTGTTCGTACGTTTCTTTTATCCCGCCATAGGTTTTATCCCAAAGCTTTGTGCCATCTTCTTTTAGGCTTATGATCCAATAATCTTCAATGCCCCGGCTCGACTGACTTTTATCCCCGCTCTTACCCGAAGCTGATGCACCGCCGACCAAATACCCGCCTTCGGGAGCGACCACCAGGCTAGCGAGTTTATCGGCTTCGCTGCCGCCGTAGCTTCTATCCCACAGCTTCTTACCCGCACCATCTACCTTAATCAGCCAATAATCACTTTTTCCCTGACTGGCCTGACTTTTATCCCCGCTTTTACCGGACCGAGAATTGCCCCCTAGTAAATAACCTCCATCTGGGGTACTTAGTACAGTAGTCAAGTTATCAGCAGCACTCCCGCCGTAAGTCTGATCCCAAAGTTTCTGACCATTCTCGTCTATTTTTACCAGCCAATAATCCGTACTCCCTTGACTCGCCTGGCTCTTGTCACAGGACTTACCCGAAGCCGAGAAACCTCCCAGCAAATACCCGCCATCAGTAGTAGCTAATATGGCAGTAAGACTATCCGCATTATTACCTCCATAAGTCTTATCCCACACTTTCGCTCCCTGGGAATCTATCTTTACCAGCCAAAAATCTCTGGAACCCTGGCCGGAACTACTTTTATCGGCGGTTTTCCCCGAACCCGAATATCCTCCTACTAAATAGCCGCCATCCGCAGTATTTACTATAGCCGTTGCAACATCCGGATTATAGCCACCCCAGGTTTTGTCCCACTGTACTTTCACTAGCTTCTTTTCTTCTACCTCAAAACTTTGCGTAGCTTCGCTTGGATTATAGGTTTCATTGCCCGCCTGAAAAGCCCGGATGGTGACGGTACCCACTCCGGCAACCGTAACAATATTGCCCTTGATTTTGGCCGGACCCGAGATTATTTTAAA
Proteins encoded in this region:
- a CDS encoding T9SS type A sorting domain-containing protein yields the protein MSNRSGDKTEDNKGGYYRGDYWIIKLSPDGNKEWDRTIGGNSDDELTSLEQTSDGGYILGGTSSSSVSGDKTQASKGYDDYWVVKLNNKGRQGQDITFAPTIFLNRAVGDAPFELSATASSGLPVTFKIISGPAKIKGNIVTVAGVGTVTIRAFQAGNETYNPSEATQSFEVEEKKLVKVQWDKTWGGYNPDVATAIVNTADGGYLVGGYSGSGKTADKSSSGQGSRDFWLVKIDSQGAKVWDKTYGGNNADSLTAILATTDGGYLLGGFSASGKSCDKSQASQGSTDYWLVKIDENGQKLWDQTYGGSAADNLTTVLSTPDGGYLLGGNSRSGKSGDKSQASQGKSDYWLIKVDGAGKKLWDRSYGGSEADKLASLVVAPEGGYLVGGASASGKSGDKSQSSRGIEDYWIISLKEDGTKLWDKTYGGIKETYEHEDCGAFEDPDDCHFQAGSSVLTSLLVTPDGGYLLGGYSSAEKGAEKTDSNLNYGLNSGLNDYWVIKIDGKGTKVWDKIYGGILAGGFFSGFTGNSKLKSIISTPEGNYLLAGTSDSYKGGEKSENTRGQDILYPAEGGGYQEIFLPEDYWLVKIDGEGTKLWDRTIGSRESDFLVGAVPTQDGGYVLAGSSMGSIGGDKTETSLDTTFLYDSRKRDYWVVKVKEDLPLTAQWNLRYGGSGNEGFTTIIKTSDGGYLSGGYSASRVSGDKTQSSQGKNDYWLVKSDQNGKKLWDKRYGGSGDDYLNRIIPTKDGGYLLAGSSLSGKSGDKSEVSRGDRDYWIIKVDKAGTKQWDKSYGGSGYDELKKVLQLSTGEYILAGYSNSPVSGDKTQDSQGGNDYWLVKTSSSGKKLWDQRYGGSLDEVLGGIVQTADGEFLLGGSSWSGKNGNKTEASLGKSDFWLVQVDKEGKQLWDKTYGGTGQDEAYSVGKAGSTYFLAGQSDSPAGFDKTRDSQGGLDYWLLKVSSTGEKVWDKRYGGEKDDELRASIPTQDGGYLLAGKSFSNRSGNKRQDSQGSSDYWIVKADKDGQYEWSKTLGGSGAEELRAVIQTSEGGYLLGGKSDSGVSGDRTQPSQGGTDYWLVKVAPEATSIVAEREAIVRTEPVIEPELSPLRVYPNPAKDQVSIRFTLPQTQVATVKVYDSQGKERATLFQGEAIANQNNKIHWQTSRQPAGMYLLRLNSVNKSHTAKLLIAH